In the genome of Haloarcula sp. CBA1129, one region contains:
- a CDS encoding carbohydrate-binding domain-containing protein, with translation MTNEEQNRSHDSEGVSREDRSPTGTTVVDRRTCMKLVGVAAASLAGCAGKGSPTTGSSATQFGYGGEPAVTSQLAAVDVSEVAGNASVAKSVSSLSVDSTLSTALSTGTSDLFAFRPDAEDVTVKFTPGPDTGPAALGVFDPDGELLSQAYASSDAPVYLPESLSDSGTYYLQVMDVSRSGGDYSLALSAGNTTQSQSPYEGTVRSIPGRIQAQNFDIGGEGEAYHDTSAGNVYGPANRDTDVDIRSTGDESGEYNVGYFQAGEWLEYTTAVSPGTYDISLRVASALSDGQLELSMGDGTLATVTVPNTGDWTSWETVTVEDVEITADQQSTLRVEALDSGVEFNWVEFEKVDVQEPYNGTSATIPGRIEAQTYDTGGEGVAYSDTTTGNEYDTGYRDSDVDIRETQDVSGKYNIGYFEDGEWLEYSADVSPGQYDIKVRVATTRDDRQLRFTLGEQTLGTLDVPNTGDWTAWTTATLEDVTIDADGQRVLRVEAIGSGIDFNWAEFEIAGNQPLDDVPTLPGRIQSQAYDLGGEGVSYHDTTTGNEYDLGYRGSDVDIRETQDSSGTYNVGYFEDGEWLEYTAEVPAGTYDINVRVATTRDTRQLQFSLDGEQLGTVDVPNTGGWTAWETATLPDVTVQDSGTHVIQVKAIGSGIDFNWFEFSEAAETETTTKTETSTETETATETETATESDTDNFGSEGYGMGGYGGAQ, from the coding sequence GTGACCAACGAAGAACAGAATCGCTCGCACGACAGTGAGGGGGTGTCGCGGGAAGACAGGAGTCCGACGGGCACGACCGTCGTAGACCGCCGCACGTGCATGAAATTGGTAGGTGTTGCCGCTGCGTCCCTGGCGGGATGTGCCGGTAAAGGTAGTCCTACCACAGGTAGTTCGGCGACACAGTTCGGATACGGGGGCGAGCCCGCAGTGACATCCCAACTCGCCGCGGTCGACGTTTCGGAGGTAGCCGGAAACGCAAGCGTGGCGAAGTCGGTCAGTAGCCTCAGCGTTGATTCGACGCTCTCGACGGCGCTCTCGACGGGCACGTCAGACCTCTTTGCGTTCAGGCCTGACGCCGAAGACGTAACCGTCAAGTTCACGCCCGGCCCCGACACGGGGCCCGCGGCCCTCGGGGTATTCGACCCCGACGGCGAACTGCTGTCACAGGCGTACGCGAGTTCGGACGCCCCCGTGTATCTCCCAGAATCGCTCTCAGACAGCGGGACATATTACCTGCAAGTCATGGATGTCAGTCGGAGCGGTGGCGATTACTCGCTGGCCCTCTCGGCTGGCAACACGACGCAGTCACAGTCCCCCTACGAGGGAACGGTCAGGTCGATTCCGGGCCGTATTCAGGCACAGAACTTCGACATCGGCGGCGAGGGCGAAGCGTATCACGACACATCCGCCGGGAACGTCTACGGGCCCGCCAACCGGGACACCGACGTCGACATCCGATCGACGGGGGATGAGTCCGGGGAGTACAACGTCGGCTACTTCCAAGCCGGGGAGTGGCTCGAGTACACGACCGCCGTCTCTCCGGGAACGTACGATATCAGTCTGCGAGTCGCGTCGGCGCTCTCGGACGGACAACTCGAACTGTCTATGGGCGACGGGACTCTCGCAACAGTCACCGTACCTAACACGGGCGACTGGACCTCATGGGAAACCGTCACCGTAGAGGATGTCGAAATAACGGCCGACCAGCAATCGACCCTTCGAGTCGAGGCGCTGGATTCCGGTGTGGAGTTCAATTGGGTCGAGTTCGAGAAAGTTGACGTTCAAGAACCGTACAACGGGACATCCGCAACGATTCCCGGCCGTATCGAGGCCCAGACGTACGATACGGGCGGCGAAGGGGTCGCGTACTCCGATACGACAACCGGCAACGAATACGACACCGGGTACCGCGATTCCGATGTCGACATCCGAGAGACACAAGACGTCTCCGGCAAGTACAATATCGGCTACTTCGAGGATGGCGAGTGGCTCGAATACTCGGCCGACGTTTCGCCGGGCCAGTACGACATCAAGGTCCGCGTGGCGACGACCCGGGACGACAGACAACTCCGGTTCACGCTCGGCGAGCAGACGCTCGGCACCCTTGACGTCCCCAACACGGGCGACTGGACAGCGTGGACAACTGCGACGTTAGAGGACGTTACCATCGACGCCGACGGCCAGCGAGTGCTTCGGGTCGAAGCTATCGGGTCAGGTATCGATTTCAATTGGGCTGAGTTTGAGATCGCCGGGAATCAGCCGCTCGACGACGTTCCGACGCTTCCCGGCAGGATACAATCCCAAGCGTACGACCTAGGCGGCGAAGGCGTGTCGTATCATGATACCACTACTGGTAATGAGTACGACCTCGGCTATCGGGGCTCTGACGTCGACATCCGGGAAACGCAGGACAGTTCCGGGACGTACAACGTCGGGTATTTCGAGGACGGCGAATGGCTCGAATATACCGCTGAGGTGCCGGCCGGAACATACGATATCAACGTCCGCGTTGCGACGACACGCGATACCAGACAACTGCAGTTCAGCCTCGACGGTGAGCAACTTGGGACAGTCGATGTGCCAAATACCGGTGGCTGGACAGCATGGGAGACAGCGACCCTTCCTGACGTAACGGTTCAGGATAGTGGTACTCACGTCATCCAAGTGAAAGCAATCGGCTCCGGCATTGATTTCAACTGGTTCGAATTCAGTGAAGCGGCAGAGACGGAGACAACAACTAAAACCGAGACATCGACAGAAACGGAGACAGCAACAGAAACCGAGACCGCAACCGAGTCAGATACTGACAACTTCGGAAGCGAAGGCTACGGAATGGGTGGGTACGGGGGTGCCCAATAA
- a CDS encoding lipopolysaccharide biosynthesis protein, producing MLDQLKRLIKRLLPASDDVMEQAVKSGVWVGVMNVTERGLELLLLVIVAALLSPRAFGLMGIALLTLSSLKKFSELGIKSALIQAEEDNVDDELNTAWTIETARGTVIALILFLGAPFIASLFNQPSATDLFRVIALSPFIVGLRNPAVVYFQKSLDFHKEFVYRVSGAVAYFVVTVGLALYEPTVYALAIGYIAGDMARFLVSYLADGYRPWPSFDLDVAKKRYSFGKWMTANSILYFLYSRGDDAFVGWALMASALGFYQLAYRLSNAPATEITQTISSVTFSAYSKVQNDVEKLRSGYFQTLRMTTLASFPAAMGIAAVAPAFVEAFFTPEWQPMVPVLQLLAIYGLLRSMGATMGPVWKAVGRPDYIAKLSALRVVLIAIFIYPVTMRYGIEGTSALITGVYIFPMMPIDAYLIARTVEASPIRVFREVSYPLAASVGMAAAVTYVYQTVTLDAPLLEFVLLVLVGIGVYVALALALMFSFDWEVKQNLESIFDALA from the coding sequence ATGCTAGATCAACTGAAGCGGTTAATAAAGCGACTGCTCCCGGCCAGTGATGATGTCATGGAGCAGGCCGTGAAGAGTGGTGTTTGGGTCGGCGTAATGAACGTCACCGAACGAGGACTAGAGTTGCTATTGTTAGTCATCGTGGCCGCATTGTTATCCCCACGTGCATTCGGTTTGATGGGGATCGCGCTGTTGACACTCTCTTCACTCAAGAAGTTCTCCGAGTTGGGCATCAAGTCCGCTCTGATACAGGCCGAGGAGGACAACGTCGACGACGAGCTCAACACTGCCTGGACAATCGAGACAGCCAGAGGGACGGTAATCGCCTTGATCCTGTTCCTTGGCGCTCCGTTTATTGCGTCGTTATTCAACCAACCTTCGGCGACCGATCTGTTTCGAGTGATCGCCCTCTCGCCGTTTATCGTTGGGTTACGAAACCCTGCTGTCGTCTATTTCCAGAAGAGTCTAGATTTCCACAAAGAATTCGTATACAGAGTCAGCGGCGCAGTGGCATACTTCGTCGTCACCGTAGGCCTGGCTCTGTATGAACCGACCGTCTATGCACTGGCAATCGGATACATCGCCGGCGACATGGCCCGGTTCCTCGTCTCGTATCTGGCGGACGGGTACCGTCCGTGGCCTTCGTTCGATCTCGATGTTGCGAAGAAGCGCTACAGTTTCGGGAAGTGGATGACTGCCAATTCCATCTTGTATTTCCTGTACAGCAGAGGAGACGACGCGTTTGTCGGCTGGGCGCTCATGGCGAGCGCACTGGGGTTTTACCAACTCGCCTACCGACTCTCGAACGCGCCAGCGACCGAAATCACTCAGACAATCTCAAGTGTGACGTTTTCGGCGTACTCAAAGGTACAGAACGACGTGGAAAAGTTGCGGTCCGGCTACTTCCAGACACTTAGGATGACCACGTTAGCTTCGTTCCCAGCAGCAATGGGGATCGCAGCAGTCGCACCCGCATTTGTTGAAGCATTTTTTACCCCGGAATGGCAGCCGATGGTACCAGTGCTGCAGTTGCTAGCTATCTACGGATTGTTACGCTCAATGGGTGCAACGATGGGCCCGGTCTGGAAGGCGGTCGGGCGACCGGATTACATCGCTAAACTCTCCGCTCTGCGTGTAGTCCTTATTGCCATATTCATCTACCCGGTCACAATGAGATATGGGATCGAGGGGACATCGGCGCTCATCACGGGCGTCTACATCTTCCCGATGATGCCGATAGACGCGTATCTCATCGCCCGGACCGTGGAAGCGTCGCCGATACGAGTGTTCAGGGAGGTGTCGTATCCGCTTGCGGCGAGCGTCGGGATGGCGGCCGCCGTGACCTACGTGTATCAGACGGTGACGCTCGATGCACCGCTGCTGGAGTTCGTTTTGCTGGTACTCGTCGGTATCGGGGTCTACGTAGCCCTGGCACTAGCACTCATGTTTAGTTTCGACTGGGAAGTGAAACAGAACCTCGAATCCATCTTCGATGCCTTGGCGTGA
- a CDS encoding sulfatase-like hydrolase/transferase, translating into MDLEVENVLIYVDDAVRYNAINDDLAELGQTHKTVAASTHTPTSFGSLLTGLLPPNSNIHSFKHSVPANVRSAFDIESHKVSIAAQGGMNHSIAEMFANPPRKSINEIEPPFVHVARRPGGHAPYNGFDWDNYEYRSETALEYLWRVSSDPNTAREDYYNGVGRSFEEFKSVLQTLERRGLREDTLVIYTSDHGEVLGEYGYFGHTHLATPEVVYVPTSFIHPDLAPSGENGLLHHVDILPTVASAMSSKPDFGRVDGNREGEGRTTGYTHLNHIRYGSLPGPAEKVVSFTGGFERTIKSLWDEHGGHTFVDGHKTTSSIIYLALLLEKPFGRQVFHNKKIRDSYRRFTPGHQTYGNPQFTAEEARTDIAAILSGESEEEVRDIDESTTEQLENMGYL; encoded by the coding sequence TAACGCAATTAACGATGATCTCGCGGAACTCGGGCAGACCCACAAGACGGTTGCAGCATCAACACACACGCCCACGTCGTTCGGGAGTCTACTGACCGGGCTATTACCACCGAACAGCAACATCCACAGTTTCAAGCATTCTGTGCCCGCGAACGTCCGCTCAGCATTCGATATCGAGAGCCACAAGGTTTCAATAGCCGCTCAAGGGGGCATGAACCACAGTATTGCGGAGATGTTTGCTAATCCCCCCCGAAAATCGATTAACGAGATCGAGCCCCCCTTTGTCCACGTTGCGCGTCGGCCCGGTGGCCACGCGCCGTATAACGGATTCGATTGGGACAACTACGAATACCGCAGCGAGACCGCTCTTGAATACCTCTGGCGCGTATCGTCAGACCCGAACACGGCGCGAGAAGACTACTACAACGGTGTTGGCCGCTCGTTCGAAGAGTTCAAGAGCGTACTTCAGACGCTCGAACGTAGGGGGCTTCGTGAAGATACTCTCGTCATCTATACCAGTGACCACGGCGAGGTACTCGGAGAATACGGGTACTTCGGACACACACACCTTGCGACGCCTGAAGTCGTCTACGTTCCGACGTCGTTCATTCATCCGGATCTGGCCCCCTCTGGTGAGAACGGGCTCTTACATCATGTGGACATCTTACCGACGGTCGCGAGCGCGATGTCCTCCAAACCTGATTTCGGTCGGGTGGATGGAAACAGAGAAGGAGAGGGTCGGACGACCGGTTACACCCACCTGAACCACATTCGGTACGGCTCGTTACCGGGACCCGCTGAGAAGGTCGTCAGTTTCACTGGCGGGTTTGAGCGGACGATCAAGAGCCTCTGGGACGAACATGGTGGCCACACGTTTGTCGACGGGCACAAAACGACGTCATCGATCATCTATCTGGCACTGCTACTCGAGAAGCCCTTCGGACGACAGGTCTTCCACAACAAGAAGATTCGAGACTCATATCGTCGATTCACCCCGGGACATCAGACGTATGGCAACCCACAGTTTACCGCGGAGGAAGCGCGGACGGATATCGCGGCCATCCTCTCCGGAGAGAGTGAGGAGGAAGTACGTGATATCGACGAAAGCACGACAGAACAACTCGAAAACATGGGGTATCTCTGA
- a CDS encoding glycosyltransferase, protein MTAERTTLWYFIGALVVGGAERTLVDLANEVNGDEYDVTIWTIFSTNPLATDLSPEVTVRSLTDAGRVSNGAIDGVESPLVYLFAPLKFCLVARREQPDLIQSFLFYDNVIARIAGVVCSATIITGIREVPNEEPFVRRVLDRMTISLSHAIVSNSTAGRKYAIERGADEENVAVVYNGRDVEQYRTTDPANLRSELDIPTEDTIIGTVGRLVERKGHFDLLDAWPTIVSEIPEAHLVFVGDGADRERLTERVDSLDCADSVHFLGTRQDVPAILGSIDVFVFPSHYEGLPGAVIEAMAAELPIVATPVDGTNDLLENYRTGLFVDVQAPDEIAWATIRLHQHQSLAETLGTAAGQRAASEFTTDSMVDGFERVYRELEKRPEGTAYAQPLIE, encoded by the coding sequence ATGACCGCGGAGCGTACGACCCTCTGGTACTTCATCGGCGCGCTGGTCGTCGGTGGTGCCGAGCGCACACTTGTTGACCTCGCGAATGAGGTCAATGGAGATGAGTATGATGTCACCATCTGGACAATATTTTCCACGAATCCGCTTGCGACAGACCTTTCCCCGGAGGTCACCGTTCGGTCGCTCACGGACGCTGGTCGTGTTTCAAACGGGGCGATAGATGGAGTCGAAAGCCCACTCGTCTATTTGTTCGCCCCGCTCAAGTTCTGTCTCGTCGCCCGCCGTGAACAACCCGACCTCATACAATCGTTCCTTTTTTACGACAACGTAATCGCTAGGATCGCTGGCGTGGTCTGTTCTGCAACCATTATTACCGGCATTCGAGAAGTACCTAACGAGGAACCGTTTGTCCGCCGTGTTCTCGATCGGATGACGATCTCACTCTCACACGCCATCGTTTCGAACTCCACAGCGGGACGGAAATACGCCATTGAACGTGGTGCAGACGAAGAAAACGTGGCGGTGGTCTACAATGGGCGGGACGTAGAACAGTATCGGACAACAGACCCAGCGAACCTGCGATCAGAGCTAGACATCCCGACGGAGGACACTATCATCGGAACCGTCGGTCGTCTTGTTGAGCGGAAAGGCCACTTTGATCTCCTCGATGCATGGCCAACTATCGTCTCCGAAATCCCCGAAGCACATCTTGTTTTCGTCGGTGATGGGGCCGACCGAGAGCGGCTGACGGAACGAGTCGATTCACTCGACTGTGCTGATTCAGTTCATTTCCTCGGCACCCGACAGGATGTTCCAGCAATTCTCGGCTCGATAGATGTCTTCGTCTTCCCTTCTCACTACGAGGGACTCCCTGGCGCAGTGATCGAAGCGATGGCTGCCGAGCTTCCAATCGTCGCGACACCTGTAGACGGTACTAACGACCTGCTGGAGAATTACCGGACGGGGTTGTTCGTCGACGTACAGGCACCCGATGAAATTGCGTGGGCGACTATACGGCTACATCAGCACCAGTCTCTTGCCGAAACCCTTGGAACCGCCGCAGGGCAGCGAGCGGCGAGCGAATTTACGACCGACTCGATGGTCGACGGCTTCGAGCGAGTGTATCGGGAACTGGAAAAAAGGCCTGAAGGGACCGCCTACGCACAACCGCTGATCGAATAA